Sequence from the Myxococcota bacterium genome:
CTGCAGGACCCCGGCCTCGGGCGCGAGCTCACGCTCGCTGCTCGGGCTCTCGAGCGTCCAGCAGGACGGGTTCGCGCGGATCTCGGCCACCAGCGCCTGATGGAGCTTGTGACCGCCGCGCACCGCCTTGACGTGGCCCTGCAGCGGAACGCCGAGCAGCGCCAGGTCGCCGATCAGGTCGAGGATCTTGTGGCGCGCGAATTCG
This genomic interval carries:
- a CDS encoding UDP-3-O-acyl-N-acetylglucosamine deacetylase gives rise to the protein EFARHKILDLIGDLALLGVPLQGHVKAVRGGHKLHQALVAEIRANPSCWTLESPSSERELAPEAGVLQPALARRS